The genomic interval GACGCGCTTGAGCTGTTCGCCGGGAACGCCGCTGACGCGCTCGACCTCTTCCGGATTCCACTTCTCCACCTCCTTGCGGACATCGTCGAACCCATAGACGCGCTGCCTGATGAATTCCTTGTCCTCCCACCCGTTCTGGAGAATGTGCCACATCATGCCGTAGAGCACGGGGATGTCGGTCCCGGGCCGCATGCGAACATATTCGGTCGCGTGTGCGGCCGTACGTGTCATGCGCGGATCGATGACGATGAAGTTGGCCTTTTGCAGTTCCTTGCCCTCGAGCAGATGTTGCAGCGAAACCGGATGCGCCTCCGCCGGATTGCCGCCCAGCACGACCTGTGTCTTGGCGTTGCGAATGTCATTGTAGCTGTTAGTCATCGCGCCGTAGCCCCAGGTATTGGCGACGCCGGTGACGGTGGTTGAATGGCAGATGCGGGCCTGATGATCGGTGTTGTTGGTGCCCCAGAACGCGCCGAGCTTGCGGAACAGATAGGCGCCTTCGTTGGTCATCTTGGCCGAGCCGAGCCAATAGACGGAATCCGGGCCCGACTTCTCGCGCACGGCCTGGAACTTGTCGCCGATCTCGTTGATCGCGGTCTCCCATGAGACGCGCGTCCATTGCCCGTTCATGAGCTTCATCGGGTAGCGCAGCCGCCGCTCGCTGTGCACGAGCTCGCGCACGGAGGCCCCCTTGGCGCAATGCGATCCACGATTGATCGGGGAATCCCAGCTCGGCTCCTGGCCGATCCATACCCCGTTCAGCACCTCCGCCGTCACCGTACATCCGACCGAACAATGCGTGCAGATGCTCTTGCGGACGGTTGCGCCCGCGGTGAGCGGACCTGCCATCGCCGCTTCCGCCTTGCGCACACTGGCGACCGGCAGGGTGCCGAGCGCTGCAAGCGCGCCGCCGGCAAGACCGGATTTGCGCAGGAAGCTGCGGCGGTCGAGGCCACCGCCTCGACTGGACAGAGCGTCAGCGACGGAGCCGCGGCGATCGGGACGCTGATGGGTTCGCTTGATAAGCACGGGCGGCCTCCCTCTCAAGCCGGATAGCGATTGACGCGGTAAAAGGCCTTCACATGATCGGATTCCTTGTAGCGCGCCTTGCGCTTCTCATCGTTGTTCTCGCTGTCGGCCTGCGCCGACCCGACCAGCGGCGTCGCGAGCGTCGCGCCGGCGCCGACCGTGCCGATGCCGACCTTGCGCAGAAAATCGCGGCGTCCGACCTTGGCTTTCGTCTCGTCACTCATCGCAGCTCTCCCGGACCAACGCGTCGGTCAGTTGGCGAATGTGAATGCTTCCGTCTCGATTTCGAGCAAGGCGCGACCGAGCGCGCCGACCGCCCGATAGAAACGGGCGTTTTCGGCACTCTCCATGTCGGCAAACAGCCGTCCCATCCAGGACGACACGTGCTTTTCGAAGAAGGCACGCTGGGCCTCGGGCGACGCCTCGAAGCTCCCGCCGGCAAGGCCCGCCATGACCTCACACAGGATGGCAGCGTTATCCTCGGGCTCGGAACTGTTGGCGACCCGCTCGATGCCGAGCGCAGTCAGGTCCGCACGCAGACGCGACAGCGGTCGCTCGTTGAGGAAGCCAGTGAGATAGTAGGAGGCATAGGGCAGCAACTCGCCGCGGCCAAGCCCGACGAACAGATCGAAATATTCGCGCTCGATCTTCGCTGCTACAGTATCTGATGCGGCCCTCGCGAGGTCGGCATGCGCGCGTCCGAGCGGCGTCGCATCACCGGTCAATGCAGCAAGCTGCTCGAGCAATCTTTTCGACGGCGGCGCGGATAGAAGTGTTGCCAGCAACGCGTATTCCTGCGCGCGGGCCGCATCGATGGGATCGAGCGGCTCTGCGGCGACGGCCTGTTCGCTGTAGAGATCCGGCCGCAAGTCGGTGCGCGACACTCCGGTCGCAGCTTCGACTGCAACCACCCGTTGCGCCGGCACCCTGCTCCAGTTCGAGACCGAGGGCTGGCTGATGCCGATCTTGCGCGCAAGCTGAGCAATGCCGCCCGCAGCATCGATCGCACGATCAAGACCGTCATCGCGCACGTGGACCTCCCATCCGAGTCCCGTCTGCTTGTCCCGTCCGAAGTGCCGTCTGCTTGATTATTTCTTTTGTTACAAAGCAGTAGGGCAAGGGTAGTTCCGGTTCCACCGCCGGTCAATCGCCCACCAATAGTCTAAGGCTATAGCCTTTCGTCGCGCTGCTCAGCGCGGCAGTGCACCACCGTGTGTGCGGGACCGGACCGGCTCGGCAAAATCCGCATGTCTCTCGGCCACCGTCGGTTGCACCGCAGCAGGTATTGGCGGGAGTTCCGCCGCACCCGGCGGCTCGACGACATCGGGTGCGGTTGCCGTATCGGTTGGATGGGATTCCTCCGATGAATCCGCTGATTCAACGGATAGGTCAGGCAATGACTCCACCGCCTCGCGTACGCCGCCGACGATGCGATCGACCAGCGCGGCCAGCTCCTCCGCGGAGCAATCCAGCGGTCCAAAGCCCGGCATCGCGGTCGGGTCGTTGAAATCCCATGCGTTCTCCGCAAGCCCGACGAAGTCGCGGATGGCGGGGTCGGCGGCCCAGGCGCGGCGAAGCGCCGCACGGCTCAACTCCTGTGGAATACCCTTGCGCAGGAAAGCGGTGATGTCGGTCGCGGCATTGATCTCGTCGATCGACGGCAGATCAGACAGATCGAGCTCGCTCTCCTCGCCCTTCGCGGCAGGCGCCGGCGGCGCGGGTTGCGCGTCGGCAGGCTTCGCCGGCTCCGCAGGCGCGACGTCCGCGCGCTGCTCGCGCTTGCGGCGGGACCAGCGTGCAAGGAACTCTTCCTCGCTCATTCCTGTCCACCC from Bradyrhizobium arachidis carries:
- a CDS encoding molecular chaperone TorD family protein; amino-acid sequence: MRDDGLDRAIDAAGGIAQLARKIGISQPSVSNWSRVPAQRVVAVEAATGVSRTDLRPDLYSEQAVAAEPLDPIDAARAQEYALLATLLSAPPSKRLLEQLAALTGDATPLGRAHADLARAASDTVAAKIEREYFDLFVGLGRGELLPYASYYLTGFLNERPLSRLRADLTALGIERVANSSEPEDNAAILCEVMAGLAGGSFEASPEAQRAFFEKHVSSWMGRLFADMESAENARFYRAVGALGRALLEIETEAFTFAN
- a CDS encoding DUF3306 domain-containing protein — translated: MSEEEFLARWSRRKREQRADVAPAEPAKPADAQPAPPAPAAKGEESELDLSDLPSIDEINAATDITAFLRKGIPQELSRAALRRAWAADPAIRDFVGLAENAWDFNDPTAMPGFGPLDCSAEELAALVDRIVGGVREAVESLPDLSVESADSSEESHPTDTATAPDVVEPPGAAELPPIPAAVQPTVAERHADFAEPVRSRTHGGALPR
- a CDS encoding twin-arginine translocation signal domain-containing protein, whose amino-acid sequence is MSDETKAKVGRRDFLRKVGIGTVGAGATLATPLVGSAQADSENNDEKRKARYKESDHVKAFYRVNRYPA